A region of the Cannabis sativa cultivar Pink pepper isolate KNU-18-1 chromosome 3, ASM2916894v1, whole genome shotgun sequence genome:
GAGGTTTGTTGAGGCAAACCATCAACCTTAACAACTTCGAAAGGGTCTAAACAAATCGGtttgttttcctttttgaaCTCATCAAACAAAGCAAAAAAGTGGGGCAACAACACCGCAAATGGCTGACAAGCTTTGATAGCAGCACTATCTTTCATAGCAGTCGACAAGGAGTTGTACATGTACACACGCCTTTCCTCAATATTCAATCGACCAAGAATCCAATGTGATTCAGTCTCCATATGGATGATAAAGAAAACATGATCGCACAAATGCCAAGGGGAACCACATAACATTTTTCTACCTCTTATATAATCAGCAATGGCATGCTGGGCAgttatcaaagaaagattttttttctgtgcaataaatttttcatacaaagcatGAATGGTTTTGAAGAATAAGCAATCGGTGGTTGTGAACTTAACCTTTGGCTCCTTTGCATACTTTCCTTTTTTACGTAGATAGTAAAAAATGATGTCCAGATgctgaacaaaaaaaaatgataaatgttGGAAAATcataaaatgaattatatttcaacaacttaaaaacaaccaacaaacaacatgaataaaactatagactgaaatttttgaaaaaaatcaaaagaaaaaataaattaacttacaGAATTAGTCAAACATTGGCCAGGATATGCAAGCTTGTGGAACCACATCTTGGTTGCAACATCTTCCACGCCAAAACGAAAAGGGGGAACAATCTTATCCTTACCCTTCAAGTAAACCTTCTCCTTATCATGCctaacattttttaaaaaaaaagtgaaacataaatagtaaagtaaaaaacaaaaaatacaaaaaaacaacaaaggtgctgaaaataaacacttacggaTCTTTCTTCGATCGGCGTCCTTCACCAAGCCACAAGTCAAAATCAATCTCGTCTTTATGTTCTACATCTTCACCAATCTTATCATCGAGAGGACACAACCCAGCCACATACTTAACAACTCCATAACCAGAACCATCTTTAGAACTAGAAATGGAAGAGTCATACTCCATAAACGGAGACGTCAGCGCTATGGGTTTCTTAGATTTCCTCTTGTCAAAAAGAGGAGTTTCTTCAACGGGAATTGGGTCATCTTCAAGTTCAATGTTAGAATCAACATTGAGACCTGTTGCACccatctaatatattttttccacaaaaatgaaagaaaatagacAGTGTTAAACACAAAAAGTatgaagaaactaaaaaacaaccaaaaaaaaaaaaaatatacctcaAAACAAACAAGACGACGATCCGTAACCTCAACATTTTCAGAAACTAAAATCTGTTTACAAGGATCACCACCAATTCCATCTGAAGACATCTGTTTATATATGGTATTAAAAAGGAATTAGAGCATGGTTAAAAAATAACAACCTTtacacaaccaaaaaacaacacaaaagcaACATTACCATAAGCTCAACTGCTTTTACCCCGGACTGAACAGTAGCCTCAACATCTATTTGAGTAGGGCCGTCATTGAAATCAACGAAATTCTTGAtacagaaaataaaggaaaaagaaaatggaaaaaagtgaagttattttttgtgaaatacttgaacaactaaaaaaaaactacataacaaaataaaaacaacaagtaAAATAATAAGACCAACAATAAATTCCGAACAACAAAATCTACAAACACagccatataaataacataataaatacaaataaatagtcTGAAAATAGTTGCAaatttctgaaaaataaaacataacaagAGACATAACAATAACATAGAAAAGGAAGCGTTTCTTAGAGGGTTGAGTCAAAGGGTTTGAGAAGTTGAGACAGCCATTGGAGGAAGTGGTGGTGACTAGGGTTTCAAGGATGAAGATGGCTGTGCGTGaagatagaagaagaagaagaagaagaaagaaaaagaaaagaaaatgaaagaaaaaaaaatataaaaataattttgtaattttaatttttttttaatttttagagaaaaaagaattttttttttattttgtatttttaaaattatttttttttattttaattttaaatacttattacgtggactaattaaattgtgccacgtgtacaattTATACATGTAGACATTCCAACCTGGCACTTAACACCCAAAAATAGATGGAAAGGGCTAAGTGCTAACAGAACTTAGGTTTAGGagattttaccaccaaaattttagaattgggggttagttgcaaaaatCTGGCTACTTAAGGAGGTTATGTCGCAAATCACTCTAGTTTCTTTTTAGTTAAGCGTTATTTCAAAACACTAAACCATGAATTCTTAATTGCTATGATGAATgttgttctttaatttttatgatattaaattaattgtatctatttttctatttgaatgatatgattattattttaattttgtttagatGATCActaaattaagtttttctttAATCTATTATcatcttaaaattattattcacTTAATAGTCTAGGATTCTAAGTATTTGTGAtgaattgtaattttttaatattgtcaAAAGTATTTTTGAATGTGTTGAATAATAGAACCTAGGTTaaatgattatatgcttcattaaTTTTTTACCTAGATCAACTTATCTCCATAGAATTTAATGTTTTatctaaattaaataattctatcCTTCATAAATTTATTGCTTAGTTAAAAGATTTAATTACCAAGTGCTTCACCTAGATTAATTGTAATAGGAAGATTGAAAAAATTGACTGCTTGAGCATTTTTTTCGGGATTAATAGCTTAATTGAGAAATTGGAATAACattcattattaataattaaggatGATTGTTGATGGTAGAGATTAGGGCTGAACATCTAGACTCGCATATCCGAAAACCCGACCACCCGCCCCGACCCGTTACCGAACAAAGCCGAAAAATTAAAAACCCGTGTGGTCGGGTCGGGTCTAACCCGAAAATACTCAACACGGGTATCAGGTTCGGGTTTTAAAATAATGCATTTATTTAGTCGGGTTTTAACCCGATACCCGAACAGTAcacaattaaatttaaaaaatatatttttttatatacattatgtacaggAATATAAGTCTCTCTCAGAGCTCATAGAGAGACTAGGaaaagaaattagaagaagaagactCAGAATAGTAGAAAAGTATTTTTCAACTCGGATTTACGCTCGAGAGTGGGTAAACCGAGTTGGGTTTAGTTGAAATGGCTGCTAAGTTGAAATGAATATATGTGTAGGGTTTGTACATGGATAAGTGTATATATACACAGTAAAATAGAAGTCTATTGGGCCGGTACTGGGCCaaaacaaataaagagtaaTTCTAATAACTTCTAGTGGTCTTGGAAGCTATATGATTACTTACCATGTGATACTTGAAAGATGCCTTCGTGGTTGGGGAAGTCGtcagccaaaaatatataaatttatattatatttttttgtctcTGTGTacagtttattttttatttttattttttagagatGGGTggagttatttattttatttgaagtttaaactatttaaaaaaattataaattaattcaataaagctcaaaaatgttaaaaatagaaaaaaagatggtatttttaaaaatcaagTAGTTTTATTTGTACCCAAAAATGAATCAATCGGATTTGGTCTAAAAACCCGAACCCGACCACATTAAACCCGCCAAATCCGACCAGAAACCCGCCATACCCGACCACCCAAAATTCGGGTTTGGTTACACATTTTAAACACCCGaaactcgagacccgaacccgaccACCCGAAAACCCGACCCGTGTGCAGCCCTACTAGAGATTAACCTTTAACTATTTCTCAAAATAGTACTCAGTGGGATAGAGCTGTACTTGCTTTTATATGGAGATAATTAGAAGTTTTGAATAAGCAATTAATTAagggattttttctataataaattaaaaagggAAGCAATTTACATTTATAacctaaaaaggaaaaataaacataaatagaaaacaaaactttctatttacaaaaataccagccAGTCACAAAAAACGGAGGAGAGACCTCCTTCTTCGTGACCCAGCCAAGAAACCCCAAACAACCAAAtctccaccatttttttttttcaaaaaccaAGGAAATCAGATCTGAACAAGATGTAGATCTCAACGAAAAACTAATCAAAATTCGAAAAAtccatataagaaaaaaaaaaagtattcaaCCTCCATTACTGTACAAAAAATGCAAAAACAACCTACAATCAAAAACCCAACGAGTTCAAAGGAGAGGAATCGAAGAGAAGGACATTGAGAAATCATTGAAACTCACCCATAATCGAATCAAAGAAAGAATTGAAGGTAATACAATTTCTTCATGAACCTCTtcctatttttttattctacatAATTGAGAATGTGTTATAAATTGAGGAAAATAGGACAAAATTGAAATAATCAGGAAATTTTATAAACctgaacaaaaaaacaacaacaaattgcataaaaaaaaatattaatgcaTATAATTAAATGCTACAGGATTTGAATCTGTAAACAGTTGTTTATAAGTTGTTTTCTAGTAAAATAATTGTAGTTTGGGATCTCCAAACAAGAAATGTTGAATTTATCCTTATTAACTAACGTATGCTTCAAAATAGTTGTTTAATAGTTGATTTCACAGATAAAAATATGATGATCGCAGCATATGACAACAACAAAGCACAGGAAGATTTGCAGCAACACAAAACAACCCAGGAACAACTTCCAAGCAACAACTATTTGCACACACAATTCAAGATGATACATTTTTTCTAGAGACAGGGACTGTGACATCAGAGACAACCATccaacaaccaaaaaacaacacaaaaaaaactACAGGAGTAAATGAATATTTTGACTACGCAAAGCTTGTGGCTGCAGAAATGGTACAACAGCTTGAAAACAACcaggaagaagaaaaagaagtcgACAACACAAAAATGATTATCATCACTGACAAATGACATGAAACAATAGAAAAGGGAAAAACAGAAATGTACtataaaaaacacaaaaaaagacACCTTAGaaggatttttttttgggtaagtcAAAGTCTTCATACTTTTCTGAGCTCTTAGCATGGACCTGAAAGagggaaaacaaaaaaaaaaaatataagcaaCAAATTTGAACAACTAAATAAATACATTGCAAGTAACAACTAAAatgcaaaacaaaaaataagcaaccaggaaaaaaccaaaaaataacatttaaaaaacAACTCCAATATGCTCATCCTAAAAAATGAGCAACTTCAAAGCAATATATTAACAACAATatgcagaaaataaaattaaaatagtaattgtcaactaagaaattaaattaaacaacCTAAAAATAACTGAAAACAAACAGTTAAACAAATGTTCATAACAAGGCCATAAGTTACTGGAAAACTAATAATGCTATAAACTGTTTAatagcacaaaaaaaaaaaaccaaaaaacactAAAGAACAATACAAA
Encoded here:
- the LOC133035633 gene encoding uncharacterized protein LOC133035633, which translates into the protein MGATGLNVDSNIELEDDPIPVEETPLFDKRKSKKPIALTSPFMEYDSSISSSKDGSGYGVVKYVAGLCPLDDKIGEDVEHKDEIDFDLWLGEGRRSKKDPHDKEKVYLKGKDKIVPPFRFGVEDVATKMWFHKLAYPGQCLTNSHLDIIFYYLRKKGKYAKEPKVKFTTTDCLFFKTIHALYEKFIAQKKNLSLITAQHAIADYIRGRKMLCGSPWHLCDHVFFIIHMETESHWILGRLNIEERRVYMYNSLSTAMKDSAAIKACQPFAVLLPHFFALFDEFKKENKPICLDPFEVVKVDGLPQQTSNDCGCFVASFAEYFIDMKPIPPIFDVEKHRDRLAVLFYKYARMKEVEFIDSEDEAPPKGPKKNLS